Within the Microbacterium sp. 1S1 genome, the region ACGGCACCCTGCGTGACGCCCTCCATCACCCAGCGCTGAGTGAAGAGGTAGGCGACGATCGCGGGCGCCATGGCCATCAGGTACGAGGCGAAGGCGACGTTGTAGTTGTTGCTGAACTGGTTCTGGAAGAGGTTCTGCCGCACCGGGAGCGTCTGCAGCGCCGGGTCCGAGATGATGAGCGACGGCATCATGAAGTCGTTCCAGGCGTAGAGGAACGCGAAGATCCCCACGGTGGCGCTCATCGGCGCGAGCAGCGGGAAGATCAGTCGCCAGAACGTCTGCCAGGTCGTCGCCCCGTCGATCCGCGCGCTCTCCTCCAGCTCGATCGGGATCGACCGCAGGAACGCGGTGAACAGCAGGACGCTGAAGCTGAGCTGGAACATCGTCGCGAGGATGATGACGCCGAACGGGTTGTCGAGGCCGACGCGTCCGGTGAGCTGGATCTGCGGGAGTGCGACGACGGGGAACGGGATGAACATCGCCGCGAGCAGGTAGAAGAACGAGTACCGGAACAGCCGGCGGTCCCAGTTGCGCACGATCGCGTACGACGCGAAGGCCGCGAGGACGATCGTCGCGATCACGGTTCCCGCCGTGACGAGCAGCGAGATCGCGGCGCCGACCGGGAACTTCGTCAGCGTCCACGCCTGCACGAACCCGTCGATGCTGAAGGGGGCCGGCAGCGAGAACGCGTTGCCGTCGACCGCCTGCCCGGTGGTCTTGAACGCCATCGAGATCGTCACGTACAGCGGGATGAGGATCGTCGCCGTGCACAGGATGAGGATGATGGTGCCCGACCAGTTGACGCGCTCCATCTTCTGCCGCGTCCGGCGTCCGTCCGCGGGGATGGTGGTGAGGGTCTCCGTCGACATCAGAACGTGTTCCTTCCGCGGGTCAGCGAGAGCTGGAGGACGGAGATGAGCACGGCCACGATGAAGAAGATCGTGGCATTGGCCATCTGGTAGGCGTAGTCGCCGCCGTTGAAGCCCGCGATGATCGTCATCGCAACGCTGCGGGTGGCGGTGCCAGGGCCGCCGTTGGTGAGACCGACGATGATGTCGTAGGCGTTGAGGAAGCCCTTGAAGCCGAGGATCACGTTGATCACGACGTACCCGGCGACGAGGGGGATGGTGATCCGGGTGAGCTGCTGGGCACGACTGGCGCCGTCGATGCTCGCCGCCTCGTAGACCTCGCCCGGCACCGACAGGAGCCCGGCGATGTAGATGAGGAGGGTGCCGGGGACCGCCTGCCATGCGGTGACGATGACGATCGCGACCCAGGCGAGATCGGGGTTCGCGAGCAGGCTCGTCTCCAGCCACGGGATGCCCGTGGCGGCCCCCGCGGCGGGGATCGAGTTCGAGAAGAGGAAGTTGAAGACGTAGGCGATGATGATGCCCGAGATGACCATCGGGATCACGAAGATGGTCCGCAGCCCGGTCTTGAACCGGATCCGGGAGGTGAGCCCGACTGCGAGCAGGAACGCGATGACGTTCACCACGATCACGGTCGCGATCGAGAACCCGAAGGTGAAGAGGTAGCTCTGCAGGATCGCCGGGTCGCTGAACAGCGCGATGTAGTTCGTGAGCCCGTTGAAGCTCCACTCTCCGATGCCGATCGAGTCGGTGAAGCTGAAGAAGATGCCGACGACGCCGGGGACCGTGATCGCGAGCGTGAAGATCACCAGGGTCGGGAGCAGGAACAGGTAGTAGATCGGCTCGACGCGATGGGTGTGGCGGCGGATCTTCCGCTGCTGGCCGGT harbors:
- a CDS encoding carbohydrate ABC transporter permease, which encodes MSTETLTTIPADGRRTRQKMERVNWSGTIILILCTATILIPLYVTISMAFKTTGQAVDGNAFSLPAPFSIDGFVQAWTLTKFPVGAAISLLVTAGTVIATIVLAAFASYAIVRNWDRRLFRYSFFYLLAAMFIPFPVVALPQIQLTGRVGLDNPFGVIILATMFQLSFSVLLFTAFLRSIPIELEESARIDGATTWQTFWRLIFPLLAPMSATVGIFAFLYAWNDFMMPSLIISDPALQTLPVRQNLFQNQFSNNYNVAFASYLMAMAPAIVAYLFTQRWVMEGVTQGAVKG
- a CDS encoding carbohydrate ABC transporter permease, which codes for MSTTTTTDTSTTAIVTGQQRKIRRHTHRVEPIYYLFLLPTLVIFTLAITVPGVVGIFFSFTDSIGIGEWSFNGLTNYIALFSDPAILQSYLFTFGFSIATVIVVNVIAFLLAVGLTSRIRFKTGLRTIFVIPMVISGIIIAYVFNFLFSNSIPAAGAATGIPWLETSLLANPDLAWVAIVIVTAWQAVPGTLLIYIAGLLSVPGEVYEAASIDGASRAQQLTRITIPLVAGYVVINVILGFKGFLNAYDIIVGLTNGGPGTATRSVAMTIIAGFNGGDYAYQMANATIFFIVAVLISVLQLSLTRGRNTF